Proteins encoded within one genomic window of Ascaphus truei isolate aAscTru1 chromosome 8, aAscTru1.hap1, whole genome shotgun sequence:
- the PLA2G12B gene encoding group XIIB secretory phospholipase A2-like protein isoform X2: MKGFTRVLVLCLALSIGSCTEDTTQNGTTSQPPVEDSSSDWGLGTVRGGFEAVNGYFDSFLELLGGKNGVCQYKCRYGKAPLPRPDYKSPEPNGCSSYFLGLKVPESLDLGIPAMTKCCNQLDICYDTCGANKYRCDAKFRWCLHSICSDLKKSLGFVSKVEACESVADTVFNTVWTLGCKPFMNSQRSSCICNEEEREEL, from the exons ATGAAGGGGTTTACGAGAGTGCTGGTTCTTTGCCTGGCACTAAGCATAGGAAGTTGCACGGAAGATACAACCCAGAATGGCACAACCAGCCAGCCTCCCGTGGAGGATTCCTCGTCGGACTGGGGCCTGGGCACTGTACGAGGTGGATTTGAGGCAGTCAATGGCTATTTTGACTCCTTTTTGGAACTACTGGGTGGAAAAAATGGTGTCTGCCAGTACAAGTGTCGATATG GTAAAGCTCCACTGCCCCGACCCGATTACAAAAGTCCAGAACCCAATGGATGCAGTTCGTATTTCCTTGGTCTCAAGGTACCAGAGAGT TTGGATTTAGGTATCCCAGCTATGACGAAATGCTGTAACCAGCTGGATATCTGCTATGACACCTGTGGGGCTAACAAGTACCGATGTGATGCAAAGTTTCGTTGGTGTCTCCACTCTATCTGCTCCGACCTCAAAAAAAGTCTGGGATTTGTCTCCAAGGTTGAAG CCTGTGAATCCGTTGCAGACACGGTGTTTAATACCGTCTGGACCTTGGGATGTAAGCCCTTTATGAACAGCCAGAGGTCATCGTGCATCTGCAATGAGGAAGAACGGGAAGAGCTCTGA
- the PLA2G12B gene encoding group XIIB secretory phospholipase A2-like protein isoform X1: MKGFTRVLVLCLALSIGSCTEDTTQNGTTSQPPVEDSSSDWGLGTVRGGFEAVNGYFDSFLELLGGKNGVCQYKCRYGKAPLPRPDYKSPEPNGCSSYFLGLKLDLGIPAMTKCCNQLDICYDTCGANKYRCDAKFRWCLHSICSDLKKSLGFVSKVEACESVADTVFNTVWTLGCKPFMNSQRSSCICNEEEREEL, translated from the exons ATGAAGGGGTTTACGAGAGTGCTGGTTCTTTGCCTGGCACTAAGCATAGGAAGTTGCACGGAAGATACAACCCAGAATGGCACAACCAGCCAGCCTCCCGTGGAGGATTCCTCGTCGGACTGGGGCCTGGGCACTGTACGAGGTGGATTTGAGGCAGTCAATGGCTATTTTGACTCCTTTTTGGAACTACTGGGTGGAAAAAATGGTGTCTGCCAGTACAAGTGTCGATATG GTAAAGCTCCACTGCCCCGACCCGATTACAAAAGTCCAGAACCCAATGGATGCAGTTCGTATTTCCTTGGTCTCAAG TTGGATTTAGGTATCCCAGCTATGACGAAATGCTGTAACCAGCTGGATATCTGCTATGACACCTGTGGGGCTAACAAGTACCGATGTGATGCAAAGTTTCGTTGGTGTCTCCACTCTATCTGCTCCGACCTCAAAAAAAGTCTGGGATTTGTCTCCAAGGTTGAAG CCTGTGAATCCGTTGCAGACACGGTGTTTAATACCGTCTGGACCTTGGGATGTAAGCCCTTTATGAACAGCCAGAGGTCATCGTGCATCTGCAATGAGGAAGAACGGGAAGAGCTCTGA